One genomic segment of Hydrocarboniclastica marina includes these proteins:
- the era gene encoding GTPase Era, with amino-acid sequence MPATDQSVPAEPAKDPRCGFVAIVGRPNVGKSTLLNHILGQKLSITSRKPQTTRHQVHGIKTVDGVQAIYVDTPGIHVEEPKALNRYMNRAATSALAGVDLVIFVVDRTFWNDGDENVLQQVARVTCPVILAVNKVDQIETKSDLLPHLEALSKRHDFAEIIPLSALKMTNVDRLEACVASYLPAGPFHYPDDQWTTRSGRFLAAEMVREKVMRQLGAELPYSVTVQIEQFKDSGRSLHIHALIIVERDGQKKIIIGDKGARLRQIGQQAREDMERLFERKVMLNLWIKVRKGWSDDDRALRSLGFDS; translated from the coding sequence ATGCCCGCTACTGACCAGTCTGTTCCTGCTGAGCCGGCCAAAGACCCACGTTGTGGCTTTGTTGCTATTGTCGGGCGTCCAAACGTCGGCAAGTCGACCCTGCTGAATCACATTCTCGGACAGAAGCTCAGTATTACATCGCGTAAGCCCCAGACCACTCGCCATCAGGTGCACGGCATCAAAACGGTCGATGGCGTCCAGGCCATCTACGTCGATACGCCGGGCATTCATGTTGAGGAGCCAAAAGCGCTTAACCGCTACATGAACCGGGCCGCGACCTCAGCACTGGCCGGGGTAGATCTTGTTATTTTTGTCGTGGACCGGACATTCTGGAACGACGGCGACGAGAATGTTCTCCAGCAGGTTGCCCGAGTGACCTGCCCGGTAATTCTGGCAGTGAACAAGGTTGATCAGATAGAGACGAAATCTGACCTTCTGCCCCACCTGGAAGCGCTGAGCAAACGCCACGATTTCGCCGAGATTATTCCGCTTTCAGCGCTGAAGATGACCAACGTTGATCGCCTGGAGGCCTGTGTCGCCAGCTATTTACCGGCAGGACCCTTTCATTACCCGGACGATCAGTGGACCACCCGCAGCGGCCGTTTCCTCGCGGCGGAAATGGTCCGGGAAAAAGTAATGCGACAGCTGGGTGCGGAGCTTCCGTATTCGGTTACCGTTCAGATTGAGCAATTCAAGGACTCTGGGCGAAGCCTGCACATTCACGCTCTGATCATTGTCGAGCGCGACGGCCAGAAGAAAATAATCATCGGCGATAAGGGCGCTCGCCTGCGGCAGATCGGCCAGCAGGCTCGGGAAGACATGGAGCGCCTGTTCGAGCGGAAAGTAATGCTCAACCTCTGGATCAAAGTGCGCAAAGGATGGTCTGATGATGATCGCGCCTTGCGCAGCCTCGGCTTCGATAGCTGA
- a CDS encoding ATP-binding protein yields MMRRWGIRKKVLMLALVPTTVITLGIGFFFTYSWLGNISQLLENRGQSLSRQLAAAAEYGLLTSNVDLLFELASSLREEQDVRSVSVYDANGTELIHAGPRRSLSLPDAFPFDHLPLQARDAQVSVFAAAIERSGYAGDEPGAWPQPDQAAPMGWAVVELAHTGMFAERYRALLISLLLIFGGILVNTLIALRLSQVVTEPIYRLKRAAARFKEGKLDGRVNLDSGPELVELESGLNEMAAALSKAQAEMQQNVDQATEDLRETLETIEIQNIELDLARKEALEASRIKSEFLANMSHEIRTPLNGIIGFTDILLKGATNQQQHEHLTTIRKSSEILLTIINDILDFSKIEAGKLILDRIPFRLREIVEEVMVMLAPAAHAKDLDLVPLIYTDVPDNLVGDPLRIKQIISNLINNAIKFTPAGEVVLRAMLDEGTGQTLRLRLSVSDTGVGLSRAQQKSLFHAFSQADASTARQYGGTGLGLVISRRLAEEMGGEIGLESELGKGSTFWFTLATEMAVNAEPSPPQDGLRGERVLYLEQQPTTGLAAEHLLRDWGMICDRVGTPKEVAERIAAAQDKGQGYSVAILGLHRHLLNSMQYRDLIRQLEEERDCRVLLMTPTLDENETAFAARASSHIVKPLCRNKFYGILYQLIHGNAAGSDKDKAVEPPGLAPQIESSTRLPRILAVDDNEANLKLILALLNGLGLPGVGASSGFEALGLVREQPFDLILMDVQMPGMDGIETTGRTRASETDGRHIPIIAITAHALSEERSRLLRSGFDAYLTKPIDAQQLTECICRHTGCATPPAPEIKLSTVEPSPSFRPSRRGEQDGPVDIEAGIELAAGKPDLAEELFSMLLEHLAQDEADIRQDWQAGKRVALLERVHKLHGATRYCGVPELRHCAQSLETALKTEESRIDDAVARFLVAIERVQAWCDANDWQALFRQRSDAAGRRLQPQLNDR; encoded by the coding sequence ATGATGCGACGCTGGGGTATCCGTAAAAAGGTCCTGATGCTGGCGTTGGTGCCGACAACGGTCATTACCCTCGGGATCGGTTTCTTCTTTACCTACAGCTGGCTGGGCAACATTTCGCAGCTCCTTGAAAACCGCGGCCAGTCACTCAGCCGACAACTGGCCGCCGCCGCCGAGTACGGACTGCTTACGAGCAATGTCGACCTGCTGTTTGAACTGGCCAGTTCGCTACGGGAAGAACAGGACGTGCGCTCGGTATCGGTTTACGACGCCAATGGCACAGAGTTGATACATGCCGGGCCCAGGCGGTCGCTTTCCCTACCCGACGCTTTTCCTTTTGATCACCTCCCGCTACAGGCCCGGGATGCGCAAGTCTCCGTTTTCGCAGCCGCGATCGAGCGGTCTGGCTACGCAGGCGACGAGCCGGGCGCATGGCCGCAGCCGGACCAGGCGGCGCCCATGGGCTGGGCCGTCGTCGAGTTGGCTCATACCGGCATGTTCGCGGAACGCTATCGTGCCTTACTGATCAGCCTGTTGCTGATATTCGGCGGCATTCTGGTCAATACACTCATCGCCTTGCGCTTGAGCCAAGTCGTGACAGAGCCGATTTACAGACTCAAACGGGCCGCGGCCCGATTCAAGGAAGGAAAACTTGACGGCCGCGTCAACCTTGATTCCGGACCCGAGCTGGTTGAACTGGAATCGGGCCTCAACGAGATGGCTGCGGCGCTGAGCAAAGCTCAGGCAGAAATGCAGCAAAACGTCGACCAGGCAACCGAGGACCTGCGCGAAACGCTTGAGACCATCGAGATCCAGAACATCGAACTGGACCTGGCCCGTAAGGAAGCCCTGGAGGCAAGCCGAATCAAGTCAGAGTTCCTGGCCAATATGAGCCACGAGATCCGCACGCCTCTCAACGGCATAATCGGCTTTACCGACATACTGCTGAAAGGAGCTACCAATCAGCAGCAACACGAACACCTGACCACCATTCGCAAGTCCTCCGAAATACTGCTAACCATCATCAATGACATCCTCGACTTCTCCAAGATAGAAGCGGGCAAGCTCATTCTTGATCGTATTCCCTTCCGACTGCGGGAAATCGTCGAAGAGGTCATGGTCATGCTGGCACCTGCTGCGCATGCCAAAGATCTGGACCTCGTGCCGCTTATCTACACAGATGTACCCGACAACCTCGTGGGCGATCCGCTGCGGATAAAACAGATCATCAGTAACCTGATCAACAACGCCATCAAGTTCACACCCGCAGGCGAAGTCGTACTGCGCGCGATGCTGGACGAGGGCACTGGCCAGACACTGCGCCTGCGTCTGAGCGTCTCGGACACCGGCGTTGGCCTGTCCCGCGCCCAGCAGAAAAGTCTCTTCCATGCTTTCAGCCAGGCCGACGCCTCGACCGCGCGCCAGTATGGCGGCACTGGCCTGGGCCTGGTCATCTCGCGACGGCTGGCCGAAGAGATGGGCGGCGAGATCGGGCTTGAGAGCGAGTTGGGCAAGGGCTCAACGTTCTGGTTCACGCTGGCTACCGAAATGGCAGTAAACGCCGAGCCCAGTCCGCCCCAGGACGGTCTTCGCGGCGAGCGTGTCCTCTATCTGGAGCAGCAACCCACCACAGGCCTGGCGGCTGAGCATCTATTGCGCGACTGGGGCATGATCTGCGACCGGGTGGGCACGCCCAAAGAGGTGGCTGAACGTATTGCAGCGGCCCAGGATAAAGGTCAGGGCTACAGCGTGGCTATACTCGGCCTGCATCGCCACCTGCTGAATTCAATGCAGTACCGCGACCTTATCCGACAGTTAGAGGAAGAACGCGACTGTCGCGTTCTGCTGATGACACCCACGCTCGACGAGAATGAAACCGCGTTTGCAGCCCGCGCTTCGTCGCACATTGTCAAACCGCTCTGTCGTAACAAGTTCTACGGGATCCTTTACCAATTGATCCACGGTAATGCGGCAGGCAGTGACAAAGACAAGGCAGTTGAGCCGCCCGGGCTGGCGCCACAGATCGAGAGCAGTACGCGCCTGCCCCGTATACTGGCAGTCGACGATAACGAAGCGAACCTGAAGCTGATACTGGCCCTGCTGAATGGCCTGGGGCTTCCCGGGGTCGGCGCCAGCAGTGGCTTCGAAGCGCTGGGTCTGGTCCGGGAACAGCCCTTTGATCTTATACTGATGGACGTGCAGATGCCGGGTATGGACGGCATTGAGACGACGGGACGAACACGGGCTTCGGAAACCGATGGCCGGCACATCCCTATCATCGCCATAACGGCACATGCCCTCTCCGAGGAGCGCTCCCGCCTGTTACGATCTGGTTTTGACGCGTACCTGACCAAACCGATCGACGCCCAACAGTTAACGGAGTGCATCTGTCGACATACAGGCTGTGCCACACCGCCGGCGCCAGAGATCAAGCTCAGCACCGTTGAACCCAGCCCCAGCTTTCGTCCGTCACGCCGGGGCGAACAAGACGGCCCGGTAGACATTGAAGCGGGAATTGAACTGGCTGCCGGTAAACCCGACCTCGCCGAGGAGCTGTTCAGCATGCTGCTGGAGCATCTGGCCCAGGATGAAGCCGATATTCGGCAAGACTGGCAGGCGGGCAAGCGTGTCGCGTTACTTGAGCGGGTGCACAAGCTCCACGGTGCGACCCGGTATTGCGGCGTACCTGAGCTGCGCCATTGCGCCCAGTCTCTGGAAACCGCCCTGAAGACAGAGGAAAGCAGGATTGATGACGCGGTCGCCAGGTTCCTGGTTGCCATAGAACGTGTACAGGCATGGTGCGACGCCAATGACTGGCAGGCACTGTTCCGCCAACGCTCTGACGCGGCCGGCAGGCGACTTCAACCTCAGCTCAATGATCGCTAG
- the pdxJ gene encoding pyridoxine 5'-phosphate synthase — translation MSHRVRLGVNVDHVASLRQNRGTRYPDPVYAAMLAEEAGADGITIHPREDRRHIQDRDVLLLRQTLNTRMNLEMAVTERMLAFAEQVNPEAVCLVPEKREELTTEGGLDVVGQHKKIAEACQRLTAIGSEVSLFIDPDNAQIDAAVACGAPVIEIHTGHYADAASADALESEFGRIAEALVYARRQGLVVNAGHGLHYHNTARIAALPGLNELNIGHSLIARAIFTGLRQAVVDMRKIIDEASL, via the coding sequence ATGAGTCACAGGGTACGTTTAGGGGTCAACGTCGATCATGTGGCGTCACTACGCCAGAACAGAGGTACCCGATATCCCGACCCGGTCTACGCGGCCATGCTTGCCGAGGAAGCCGGAGCTGACGGTATCACGATTCACCCCCGTGAAGACCGTCGCCACATCCAGGACCGGGACGTGCTACTGCTGCGCCAGACGCTGAACACCCGTATGAATCTCGAAATGGCAGTGACAGAACGTATGCTGGCCTTTGCAGAGCAGGTCAATCCCGAAGCAGTCTGTCTGGTTCCCGAGAAGCGGGAGGAGTTGACCACAGAAGGGGGCCTGGATGTGGTTGGTCAGCATAAGAAGATAGCCGAGGCCTGCCAGCGCCTGACCGCCATCGGTAGCGAAGTGTCGCTTTTTATCGATCCCGACAATGCCCAGATAGACGCCGCGGTGGCATGCGGAGCGCCCGTTATCGAGATTCATACCGGACACTATGCGGATGCAGCATCGGCTGATGCGCTGGAGTCCGAGTTTGGCCGGATCGCTGAGGCACTTGTGTATGCACGGCGGCAGGGGCTCGTCGTCAATGCAGGCCATGGGCTTCACTACCACAACACCGCGCGTATTGCCGCTCTGCCAGGCCTGAACGAGCTTAATATCGGCCACAGCCTGATTGCCCGCGCCATATTCACCGGCCTCAGACAAGCGGTGGTCGATATGCGCAAAATCATTGACGAGGCTTCGCTGTAG
- the rnc gene encoding ribonuclease III — MSPTPDLARLQRRLGYEFSDPAHLHLALTHRSFGSQNNERLEFLGDSILNMVIAERLYQSFPSAREGQLSRLRARLVKGVTLAEIAREFELGEFLSLGSGELKSGGFRRESILADAVESIIGAIYLDSGFDRCRERILAWFDQRLQNLSLLDTQKDPKTRLQEFLQSRQHPLPQYEVVSVDGEAHAQLFRVECDLPALQTKTVGNGGSRRLAEQQAAREALRALGVEVGK; from the coding sequence GTGAGTCCAACGCCCGACCTTGCACGACTTCAGCGTCGCCTTGGCTATGAGTTCAGCGACCCGGCTCACCTGCATCTGGCGCTGACCCATCGTAGTTTCGGCAGTCAGAATAACGAACGTCTTGAGTTTCTGGGTGACTCCATACTCAACATGGTGATCGCCGAACGTCTGTACCAGAGCTTTCCTTCGGCGCGTGAAGGTCAGCTCAGCAGGTTGCGGGCACGCCTGGTCAAAGGGGTAACCCTGGCTGAAATCGCTCGCGAGTTTGAGTTGGGCGAATTTTTGAGCCTGGGCTCGGGCGAGTTGAAAAGCGGTGGGTTCCGGCGGGAGTCTATCCTTGCAGATGCGGTGGAGTCGATTATCGGCGCGATCTACCTCGACAGCGGCTTTGATCGGTGCCGGGAACGGATCCTGGCCTGGTTCGACCAGCGCCTACAGAACCTCAGTCTGCTCGACACTCAGAAAGATCCAAAGACGCGTCTTCAGGAATTTCTCCAATCACGCCAGCACCCGCTGCCCCAGTACGAGGTTGTTTCGGTCGATGGCGAAGCCCATGCACAGTTATTCCGGGTTGAATGCGACCTGCCCGCGTTACAGACCAAGACTGTCGGTAACGGCGGCAGCCGGCGACTGGCCGAGCAACAGGCGGCGCGCGAGGCCTTGCGCGCTTTGGGCGTGGAGGTCGGTAAGTGA
- the lepB gene encoding signal peptidase I encodes MNLDFPLILLSLTVVTGLVWLFDILVLKPRRLGRSAASDSAEAGSDPDNARPYLVELSQSFFPILAVVLVLRSFLVEPFQIPSGSMLPTLEVGDFILVNKFSYGLRLPVAGTKVVDIGDPERGDVMVFKFPSDGQTNYIKRVIGLPGDQIRYRDKTLYINGEEVETRFVAALPPVELYQEDLGETEHQIFLTSGKRDPRAEGEWLVPEGHYFVMGDNRDNSNDSRYWGFVPEELVVGEAFAIWMHWESLTSIPSFDRIGGIE; translated from the coding sequence ATGAATCTCGATTTTCCGCTGATATTGTTGTCTCTGACAGTTGTTACCGGCCTCGTCTGGCTGTTCGATATTCTTGTTCTCAAGCCGCGACGCCTCGGCCGTAGTGCAGCCAGCGACTCGGCGGAAGCAGGCTCCGACCCTGACAATGCCCGGCCCTACCTCGTAGAGCTCAGCCAGTCCTTTTTTCCGATTCTTGCGGTTGTTCTGGTGCTGCGATCTTTCCTGGTAGAGCCTTTCCAGATTCCTTCCGGTTCGATGTTACCGACGCTGGAAGTGGGGGACTTCATACTCGTCAATAAGTTCAGCTATGGGTTGCGTTTACCGGTTGCCGGAACCAAAGTGGTCGACATCGGCGACCCGGAGCGCGGCGACGTAATGGTCTTCAAGTTTCCAAGTGATGGTCAGACAAACTACATCAAGCGGGTGATCGGCCTGCCGGGCGACCAGATTCGCTACCGCGACAAAACCCTCTATATTAATGGAGAAGAGGTCGAAACCCGGTTTGTTGCGGCGTTGCCTCCAGTTGAGCTCTACCAAGAGGATCTGGGGGAAACTGAACACCAGATTTTTCTGACGTCCGGCAAACGGGATCCCCGCGCCGAAGGCGAGTGGCTGGTTCCAGAAGGTCATTACTTTGTCATGGGCGATAACCGCGACAACAGTAACGACAGTCGGTACTGGGGCTTCGTACCGGAAGAGCTGGTGGTCGGCGAGGCATTTGCTATCTGGATGCATTGGGAATCGTTGACCAGCATTCCCAGTTTCGATCGTATTGGCGGCATTGAATAG
- a CDS encoding DUF4845 domain-containing protein — translation MRVQTGASTLATLLVLLSAALLLVAAVKIIPIYVDDYTVQEMMESLSNDEETRTLSMRELKDRIQRRMGVNSVKVIKATDIKLEQEGQTMKMTVNYEVRTNLFANIDALVHFDHSYEWNTQ, via the coding sequence ATGAGAGTTCAAACCGGCGCATCGACCCTCGCCACGCTCTTGGTATTGCTTAGCGCCGCGTTATTGCTGGTGGCGGCCGTCAAGATTATCCCCATCTATGTGGACGACTATACGGTCCAGGAAATGATGGAAAGCCTGAGCAACGACGAAGAGACCCGGACGTTATCGATGCGGGAACTCAAGGACCGCATCCAGCGCAGAATGGGTGTCAACAGTGTTAAAGTGATCAAAGCTACTGACATCAAGCTGGAGCAGGAAGGCCAGACCATGAAGATGACGGTCAACTACGAGGTCAGAACCAACCTGTTTGCCAATATTGATGCGCTGGTGCACTTCGATCACAGCTATGAATGGAATACGCAGTGA
- the recO gene encoding DNA repair protein RecO has protein sequence MTQRTEQEPAFILHRRPFQETSFLLDILTLSQGRLSLVARGASRPKNPWKAQLQPFQPLLLSWIGRTDLKTLTDAELRSAPPLAGQDRLYCGLYLNELIQRLLPQHEPVPELFAAYLDALETLRGGDNLEPGLRLFEQALVATLGYGFRWDWATDTDTAVQTGQVYGFDPQQGVIAHPGPGALLTGLAGEALLAITAGDVGDPARNLAKRVMRCLIDYLLQGQPLQSRRLFQRAGSAT, from the coding sequence ATGACCCAGCGAACGGAACAGGAACCTGCTTTCATCCTGCACCGCCGCCCTTTCCAGGAAACCAGCTTTCTGCTCGATATCCTGACCCTCAGCCAGGGGCGTTTGAGTCTCGTTGCCCGCGGCGCCAGCCGCCCCAAAAACCCGTGGAAAGCTCAGCTGCAGCCTTTTCAACCGTTGTTACTGAGCTGGATTGGTCGAACCGATCTGAAAACCCTGACGGATGCCGAACTACGCAGCGCGCCACCGCTGGCGGGCCAGGACCGGCTCTACTGCGGTCTATACCTGAATGAACTGATCCAGCGCCTGCTACCACAACATGAACCCGTGCCAGAGTTGTTTGCTGCTTATCTTGATGCGCTTGAGACCCTCCGTGGCGGCGATAACCTTGAGCCTGGGCTGAGGCTGTTTGAGCAGGCGTTGGTGGCAACGTTAGGGTATGGGTTCAGGTGGGATTGGGCTACCGATACGGATACGGCTGTACAGACCGGCCAGGTCTATGGGTTTGACCCTCAACAGGGTGTCATCGCGCATCCCGGGCCGGGAGCGCTGCTCACGGGTCTGGCTGGCGAGGCGTTACTTGCTATAACGGCAGGAGACGTGGGCGACCCGGCGCGGAATCTGGCCAAGCGGGTTATGCGTTGCCTGATCGATTATCTACTGCAGGGCCAGCCGTTGCAGAGCCGTCGGCTGTTTCAGCGCGCCGGAAGCGCAACCTGA
- the cysM gene encoding cysteine synthase CysM, which translates to MMSFPTIEDYVGHTPLVRLQRLPGPSSNVILAKLEGNNPAGSVKDRPALSMIQEAEKRGEISPGDSLIEATSGNTGIALAMAAAIKGYRMVLIMPEHMSEERRAAMKAYGAEIISVSKAEGMEGARDLAEQMQREGKGKVLDQFANADNPLAHYRTTGPELWEQTGGRITHLVSSMGTTGTIMGTSRYLKERNPAVQIVGLQPADGSAIPGIRRWPEAYLPRIYQADAVDVVMDIDQREAEETMRALAAREGIFAGVSSGGSIAAALRISAEVENAVIVAIICDRGDRYLSTGVFG; encoded by the coding sequence ATAATGAGCTTTCCCACTATTGAAGATTACGTAGGGCACACGCCGCTGGTGCGTTTACAACGACTGCCCGGGCCCAGCTCCAACGTCATTCTCGCCAAGCTTGAAGGCAACAATCCCGCTGGTTCGGTCAAGGATCGCCCCGCGCTTTCGATGATTCAGGAAGCCGAAAAGCGCGGTGAGATCAGCCCGGGTGATAGCTTGATCGAGGCAACCAGCGGCAACACCGGTATTGCGCTTGCGATGGCGGCCGCCATCAAGGGCTACCGCATGGTCCTGATCATGCCTGAGCACATGAGCGAAGAGCGAAGGGCGGCCATGAAAGCCTATGGTGCCGAGATCATCAGTGTCAGCAAGGCGGAGGGTATGGAAGGGGCCAGGGATCTGGCCGAGCAGATGCAGCGCGAAGGCAAGGGCAAGGTGCTTGACCAGTTTGCCAACGCCGACAACCCCCTGGCCCATTACCGTACGACTGGCCCGGAGCTGTGGGAGCAGACGGGCGGTCGCATTACTCACCTGGTCAGCTCGATGGGCACCACCGGTACCATTATGGGTACCTCGCGTTACCTCAAGGAGCGCAATCCGGCTGTCCAGATCGTCGGTCTGCAGCCGGCCGACGGCTCGGCTATTCCAGGCATTCGGCGCTGGCCGGAAGCCTATCTGCCACGGATCTACCAGGCTGATGCTGTCGATGTCGTGATGGATATCGACCAGCGTGAGGCTGAGGAGACCATGCGGGCTCTTGCGGCCCGGGAAGGCATTTTTGCCGGTGTATCTTCTGGCGGCAGCATCGCTGCTGCCTTGAGAATTTCCGCAGAAGTTGAAAACGCGGTTATCGTCGCGATTATCTGTGACCGTGGCGATCGCTATCTCTCCACCGGGGTTTTCGGTTAA
- the rlmD gene encoding 23S rRNA (uracil(1939)-C(5))-methyltransferase RlmD — MSRRRRRPTLPKDPVTLSVDSLSHDGRGIARLEGKICFVDGALPGETVDAVYTGRHRRFDELRTVSLGVTSEARVEAPCAHADICGGCSLQHMAPSAQIAFKQETLKEHFAHFGGIAPAHWEAPMTAAELGYRRKARLGVRYVTKREEVLVGFREKRNSFITAIDSCAVLDPRVGQIIPALQALILSLSVYRELAQIEVACGDEEVALVFRHLAPLAQADVAALVAFGQTHGVQIYLQPKGPDTVHKLWPESGEDRLSYTLEAFGVRLYFHPMDFTQVNAPINQQMVDRALAWLDPQPEDRVLDLFCGLGNFTIPLATRAGHVVGVEGDERMVIRGGENAERNGLTNVEFHAADLQADFTAAKWAHEGFDKILIDPPRSGALEVVQYLPAFGAKRIVYVSCNPATLARDAGALVAQGYKLIRAGVMDMFPHTAHVESMALFERVDA, encoded by the coding sequence ATGAGTAGACGCCGTCGCAGACCCACTCTGCCGAAAGACCCCGTGACACTTTCGGTCGATAGCCTCAGTCATGACGGACGCGGCATCGCCCGGCTTGAAGGAAAAATCTGTTTTGTTGACGGTGCGCTGCCTGGCGAAACCGTTGACGCGGTCTATACCGGGCGTCATCGCCGGTTCGATGAACTGCGCACGGTCAGTCTGGGCGTTACGTCAGAAGCGCGGGTTGAGGCGCCATGCGCCCACGCTGATATCTGCGGCGGCTGTAGTCTGCAGCACATGGCACCTTCTGCCCAGATAGCGTTCAAGCAGGAGACCCTCAAAGAGCATTTTGCCCATTTCGGGGGCATAGCCCCGGCCCATTGGGAAGCGCCAATGACCGCAGCGGAACTGGGCTATCGGCGCAAAGCCCGGCTAGGTGTCCGTTACGTGACCAAGCGGGAGGAAGTCCTCGTGGGGTTCCGCGAGAAGCGCAACAGCTTCATTACGGCCATCGACAGCTGCGCCGTGCTGGATCCCCGTGTCGGCCAGATAATTCCGGCTCTGCAGGCGCTCATCCTCTCGCTCTCGGTTTACCGGGAATTGGCACAGATAGAGGTGGCCTGTGGTGATGAGGAAGTCGCGCTGGTGTTCAGGCACTTGGCGCCGCTTGCCCAAGCGGATGTGGCGGCACTGGTTGCCTTCGGTCAGACTCACGGCGTACAGATCTACCTCCAGCCGAAAGGGCCGGATACCGTGCACAAACTGTGGCCGGAAAGCGGTGAGGATCGGTTGTCCTATACTCTGGAGGCGTTTGGCGTACGGCTTTACTTCCACCCCATGGACTTCACGCAGGTTAACGCACCTATCAACCAGCAGATGGTTGACCGTGCGCTGGCCTGGCTTGACCCGCAGCCAGAGGACCGGGTGCTCGATCTGTTCTGTGGCCTGGGCAACTTCACCATCCCGCTGGCAACACGCGCCGGCCATGTCGTAGGGGTTGAAGGGGACGAACGGATGGTCATCAGGGGCGGCGAGAACGCCGAGCGGAACGGCCTGACCAATGTCGAGTTCCACGCAGCGGATCTGCAGGCGGATTTCACGGCCGCCAAGTGGGCTCATGAGGGCTTTGACAAGATCCTGATAGATCCTCCCCGGTCTGGCGCGCTCGAGGTGGTACAGTACTTGCCTGCGTTTGGGGCAAAGCGGATCGTTTATGTCTCCTGCAATCCTGCGACACTGGCGCGTGATGCCGGTGCCCTGGTCGCGCAGGGGTATAAACTGATCCGGGCGGGGGTCATGGACATGTTCCCCCATACCGCCCATGTCGAGTCCATGGCGCTGTTCGAACGGGTCGATGCATAG